A stretch of Rhodoferax potami DNA encodes these proteins:
- a CDS encoding chemotaxis protein, whose product MSPQLNSKPSTHSSQAAESKFQLLLFRLGDSTGSERSELFGINVFKVREIVVAPEITSIVNAPQHALGLANVRGQLIPVINLPALAGCVPKTDSKIVLVTEFARTTQAFLVDEVVEIIQLDWKHLIASDNNSSGLLSGVARIDGDATDSRLAQVLDVEQIIRNVFPNSQTESSSNIQKIKLPEGSTILFADDSAIARMLVEESLKSMGVSYVAVKNGKEAWDRLAQIHSDAVAHGKRASDKVALVLTDLEMPEMDGFTLTRSIKNDNRFAGIPVIVYSSLTGSASEGHATGVGADAYVAKFEPHELADAISTTLSRG is encoded by the coding sequence ATGAGCCCCCAACTCAACAGCAAACCATCTACACACAGCAGCCAGGCGGCTGAGAGCAAATTCCAGCTCCTGCTGTTCCGCCTCGGGGACTCGACCGGCAGCGAGCGCAGCGAGCTATTCGGCATCAATGTGTTCAAGGTGCGCGAAATCGTGGTGGCGCCTGAAATCACCAGCATCGTGAATGCACCACAACACGCCCTCGGGCTGGCCAATGTGCGCGGGCAATTGATTCCGGTGATCAACCTGCCTGCACTCGCGGGCTGTGTCCCGAAAACCGACTCCAAAATCGTGCTCGTGACCGAGTTTGCCCGCACAACCCAGGCGTTTTTGGTGGACGAAGTGGTCGAAATCATCCAGCTCGACTGGAAACACCTGATCGCCTCTGACAACAACAGCTCCGGCTTGCTCTCAGGCGTTGCCCGTATCGATGGCGATGCCACAGACTCCCGCTTGGCACAGGTCCTCGATGTGGAGCAAATCATCCGCAACGTGTTCCCCAACAGCCAAACAGAGTCCTCAAGCAACATCCAGAAAATCAAGCTGCCCGAAGGCTCCACCATCCTGTTTGCCGACGACTCCGCCATCGCCCGCATGCTGGTGGAGGAAAGCCTCAAGTCCATGGGAGTGTCTTACGTCGCCGTCAAAAACGGCAAAGAAGCGTGGGACCGTCTGGCCCAGATTCACAGCGATGCGGTCGCCCACGGTAAGCGGGCCAGCGACAAAGTCGCGTTGGTGCTGACCGATCTGGAAATGCCCGAAATGGACGGCTTTACCCTTACCCGCAGTATTAAAAACGACAACCGGTTCGCGGGTATTCCGGTGATTGTGTATTCATCCCTGACCGGCAGTGCCAGCGAAGGCCATGCCACCGGCGTGGGCGCTGACGCCTATGTCGCCAAGTTTGAGCCCCACGAGCTGGCCGACGCCATCAGCACCACCTTGAGCCGGGGCTGA
- a CDS encoding MOSC domain-containing protein has translation MTRQLLSVQVGLARKVQIQGRSILTAIHKTSVDGPTPVTPLGLLGDEQADPSVHGGLDKAVYAYPSEHYGFWQEARRAAGASGFDDSLPFGSMGENLTLAGLLENEVWVGDVLRFGDCALRVVQPREPCFKFNAAMGFAGAVKAMALSGHCGFYLAVDEPGQLRAGEPFELVPGSRQTSIAELFKARLYKHLR, from the coding sequence ATGACGCGACAGCTGCTCAGTGTTCAGGTGGGGCTCGCCCGCAAGGTGCAGATCCAGGGTCGCAGCATCTTGACGGCGATTCACAAAACCTCGGTTGACGGACCCACCCCGGTGACGCCGCTGGGTTTGCTGGGAGATGAGCAGGCGGACCCCTCAGTGCACGGCGGGCTGGACAAGGCGGTGTATGCCTACCCCTCGGAGCACTACGGTTTTTGGCAAGAAGCGCGCCGGGCGGCTGGCGCCAGCGGTTTCGATGACAGCTTGCCCTTTGGCTCTATGGGCGAGAACCTGACGCTGGCAGGCCTCTTAGAAAACGAGGTGTGGGTGGGCGATGTGCTGCGATTTGGCGATTGCGCGCTGCGGGTGGTGCAGCCGCGGGAACCTTGTTTCAAGTTCAATGCGGCCATGGGTTTTGCAGGCGCTGTCAAAGCCATGGCGCTGAGTGGCCACTGTGGCTTTTATCTGGCGGTTGATGAGCCCGGGCAGCTGCGTGCCGGTGAGCCGTTTGAGTTGGTGCCCGGTTCACGGCAGACCTCGATCGCCGAGCTGTTCAAGGCCCGGCTTTACAAGCACTTGCGCTAG
- a CDS encoding 3'-5' exonuclease has translation MTQAFNPQLGFAFLADLPTLDLDPPKRASRSPKASAAKRPKAVPATQAPLMDAEAMARALEAHADYKVQRRLKPCLQWPGEAHSGVKTILVLDTETTGLDQAKEKIIELALLRVSVDTETGLPVGPVQVYDGLEDPGKPIPPEIVAITGIEDAQVQGQALDEARIADMLQGVDVVIAHNAGFDRPFVEARLPAFAGLAWACSFADIDWKAQGRGSAKLESLAAELGLFYDAHRAEMDCHALLAVLAAPLPKAAADTTQTGLAHLLYAAGNPSYRLSATNAPFEAKDLLKARGYRWNGDQRVWATRLSDDAALHTEFDWLRQQVYAGRHAAVQVEQMDAKTKYSSRSGHTVYQQL, from the coding sequence GTGACCCAAGCTTTTAACCCCCAACTCGGCTTCGCTTTTTTGGCTGATCTGCCCACGTTGGACCTCGATCCACCCAAACGCGCCAGTCGCAGTCCCAAGGCTTCGGCCGCCAAAAGGCCCAAAGCAGTGCCCGCCACTCAGGCCCCCTTGATGGACGCCGAGGCTATGGCCCGCGCCCTCGAGGCCCATGCCGATTACAAGGTGCAGCGCCGTCTAAAGCCATGCTTGCAGTGGCCCGGCGAGGCGCACAGCGGCGTGAAAACCATCCTGGTGCTGGATACAGAAACCACCGGCCTGGATCAGGCCAAAGAAAAAATCATCGAACTCGCGCTGCTGCGGGTTTCGGTCGATACCGAAACCGGGCTGCCGGTCGGGCCCGTGCAGGTGTATGACGGTTTGGAAGACCCGGGCAAGCCGATTCCCCCTGAGATAGTTGCCATCACCGGTATTGAAGATGCCCAGGTGCAAGGCCAGGCACTGGACGAGGCCCGCATTGCCGATATGCTGCAGGGCGTGGATGTGGTGATCGCCCATAACGCAGGATTTGACCGCCCGTTTGTGGAGGCGCGGCTACCGGCGTTTGCCGGGCTGGCGTGGGCATGCTCTTTTGCTGACATCGATTGGAAAGCCCAAGGACGCGGGTCTGCCAAGCTGGAGAGCCTGGCGGCGGAGCTGGGCCTGTTTTACGACGCTCACCGTGCGGAGATGGATTGCCATGCGCTGTTGGCAGTGCTGGCTGCCCCTTTGCCAAAGGCCGCTGCAGACACCACCCAGACTGGCCTTGCACACCTGCTCTATGCCGCCGGCAACCCTAGCTATCGATTGAGCGCGACCAACGCCCCTTTTGAGGCGAAAGACCTGCTCAAGGCCCGCGGCTATCGGTGGAACGGAGACCAGCGTGTGTGGGCCACCCGCCTGAGCGACGATGCCGCGCTGCACACCGAGTTCGACTGGCTCCGCCAGCAGGTGTATGCCGGCCGCCATGCGGCGGTACAGGTGGAGCAAATGGACGCCAAAACCAAGTACTCCAGCCGCAGCGGCCACACGGTGTACCAGCAACTCTAA
- a CDS encoding flavodoxin domain-containing protein produces the protein MQITILVGTVNGNAQSVAEALQFCADDIGATIDVLPMDGLDISVFDTPGTFIICTSTTGAGDVPGNAVGLLSSLDAQAKYLGHVRYGLVALGDSSYGDSFLGGGKQFDAKLQDLGARKMGDICVLDAMETMTPEDDAVAWLQSWTVEWATLK, from the coding sequence ATGCAAATCACTATTCTTGTCGGCACCGTCAATGGCAACGCCCAAAGCGTGGCCGAGGCGCTCCAGTTTTGTGCCGACGATATCGGCGCCACCATCGATGTCCTGCCGATGGACGGCCTCGACATCAGCGTATTCGACACGCCCGGCACCTTCATCATCTGCACCTCCACCACCGGCGCCGGTGACGTGCCGGGCAATGCAGTGGGCTTGCTCAGTAGCCTGGATGCACAAGCCAAATACCTCGGGCACGTGCGCTACGGCCTGGTTGCGCTGGGCGACAGCAGCTATGGCGACAGCTTTTTGGGCGGCGGCAAACAATTCGACGCCAAGCTGCAAGACCTGGGTGCCCGCAAAATGGGCGACATCTGTGTGCTCGACGCCATGGAAACCATGACCCCAGAAGACGATGCCGTGGCCTGGCTCCAGAGCTGGACGGTCGAGTGGGCGACACTTAAGTAA